The genomic interval GCCCCGATCATTGGAACAGGGTCAAGAAGCGGTTGCGCGCGGAACTGGGCGACGACGTGTTCTCCAGCTGGTTCGCGCGGGTCGATCTGGAGGAGCATTGTGACGGGACGGTGCGGCTGTCGGTACCCACCCGGTTCCTCAAACAGTGGATCCAGTCGAACTACCGCGACCGCCTGATGGGCCTGTGGCAGCGCGAATGCGAGGGCGTTCACCGGATCGAGTTGACCGTGCGCGGCGCCATGCGGCCGCGCCAGGCCTCGACGCCGCTCACGTCCCCCCTGCCGGTCGCCAAGAGGGCCATCGCCCCGGCCAACGACGTCCGGCCGATCTCCTTCGCCGACACCAACGCGGTGGCGGCCGCGCAGGCGGCGACGGCGGCGCTCGGCCGCGGCGAGGCCGATGCCGGCGCCCGCGACGTGCTGCAGGGCGCGGCGCTGGATCCCAAATACACCTTCGAGACCTTCGTGGAGGGCGAGTCCAACGGCTTGGCGCTGGCGGCGGCCAAGCAGGTCGCGTCGGGCGGCGCGGTCACCTTCAACCCTCTGTACCTGCATGCCGCGGTCGGCCTCGGCAAAACCCATCTGATGCAGGCGGTCGCCACCAAGGCGCGCGCTTCGGGCCGCAAGGTGCTCTACCTCACCGCCGAGCACTTCATGTACCGCTTCGTCGCGGCGCTGAAGGCGCAGTCGGCGCTGGCGTTCAAGGAGACCCTGCGCACCATCGACCTGCTGCTCATCGACGACATGCAGTTCCTGCACGGCAAGCAGGTTCAGCAGGAGTTCTGCCACACCCTCAACGCGCTCATCGACGGCGCACGCCAGGTGATCGTTGCCGCCGACCGGGCGCCGTCCGAGCTCGACACGCTCGACGATCGGGTGCGCTCGCGCCTGTCCGGCGGTCTTGTGGTCGGCATTGCCGAGCCGGATTTCGCCCTGCGCCGCAACATCCTCGGCGCCCGCGTCGCGACGCTTAAGAAGTCCTATCCGAACTTCACCGTCCCGGACGGCGTGCTCGACTACGTGGCGCGCCACGTGGTGTCCTCCGGACGCGACCTGGAAGGCGCGCTCAACCGCCTGGTGGCCCACAACCAGCTGACCAACCAGCCGGTGACCCAGGACATGGCCGAACTGACCCTGCGCGACCTGATCCGCACCAGCGAGCCGCGCCGTGTCAAGATTGAAGACATCCAGCGCGTGGTCTCCAAGCACTACAACGTCACCAAGGCGGATCTGCTGTCGGCGCGGCGCACCCGCACCATCGTCCGTCCGCGCCAGATCGCCATGTACCTGGCGAAGGTGATGACGCCGCGCTCGCTGCCCGAGATCGGCCGCCGCTTCGGCAATCGGGACCATACCACGGTCCTGCACGCGGTGCGCAAGGTCGAGGAGATGGCCCGCGCCGACATCGGCCTCGCCCAAGAACTGGAGCTGCTCAAGCGCATGCTCGACGCCTGAGCGCGGCGCCTTTGCGCGACGTCCGCGGGACAGACGAAAGGAGGGGCGCCGAAGCGAGCGCCCCTCTTGCTTTTCCGGTCGGTTGAGGGCAGGGTCGGTGCCCCGCTCCGATCCCTGCGGAGCACCCTGTTTCCTTCGGCCGGGCCGTGCTGCCCGGTCCTTCACGAGTACACGGACGACGCGCATGAAAGCGACCCTCGAGCGGACCGACCTCCTCAAGTCCCTGACGCACGTGCACCGGGTTGTCGAGCGCCGCAACACGATCCCGATCCTGTCGAACGTGCTGCTGCGCGCCGAGCATGGAGCGCTGAAGCTGAAGGCGACCGACCTCGACCTGGAAGTTCTGGAGACCGTACCCGCCATGATCGAGGCGCCCGGCGGCACCACGGTACCCGCGCACATGATCTACGACATCGTGCGCAAGCTGCCGGAAGGCTCGCAGGTGGTACTGGAGACCACTGGCGACAACGCCACGCTGGAAATCCGCGCCGGGCGCTCGCGCTTCGCCCTGCAGATGCTGCCCGAAGCCGATTTCCCCGACTTGACCGCGGGCACGTTCAGCCACCAGTTCACTCTGTCGGCAGGCGCGATCCGCAAGCTGATCGACACCACCCAGTTCGCCATCTCCACCGAGGAGACGCGCTACTACCTGAACGGCATCTATCTGCACACGGTCGACACGCCCCAGGGCCAGAAGTTCCGCGCCGTGGCGACCGACGGTCACCGCCTGGCCCAGGCCGAGGTGCCGGCGCCGGCTGGCGCCGCCGGCATGCCGGGAATCATCGTGCCGCGTAAGACCGTCGGCGAGATCCAGAAGCTGCTGGAGGATCGCGAGGCGGAAGTGCAGGTCGAGATCTCCGACACCAAGATCCGCGTTACCACCGGGCCGGTGGTGCTGACCTCCAAGCTGATCGACGGCACCTTCCCGGACTACGGCCGGGTCATCCCGCAGCACAACGACAAGGAACTGCGCGTCGACCGCGACGAGTTCCGCGAGGCGGTCGACCGTGTCTCGACGATCTCCTCCGAGCGCGGCCGCGCCGTGAAGCTGGCGCTGTCGGAAGGACGCCTGGTGCTGGCGGTCAACAACCCGGACTCGGGCAGCGCCACCGAAGAACTG from Polymorphum gilvum SL003B-26A1 carries:
- the dnaA gene encoding chromosomal replication initiator protein DnaA, with amino-acid sequence MQVQEDTGPDHWNRVKKRLRAELGDDVFSSWFARVDLEEHCDGTVRLSVPTRFLKQWIQSNYRDRLMGLWQRECEGVHRIELTVRGAMRPRQASTPLTSPLPVAKRAIAPANDVRPISFADTNAVAAAQAATAALGRGEADAGARDVLQGAALDPKYTFETFVEGESNGLALAAAKQVASGGAVTFNPLYLHAAVGLGKTHLMQAVATKARASGRKVLYLTAEHFMYRFVAALKAQSALAFKETLRTIDLLLIDDMQFLHGKQVQQEFCHTLNALIDGARQVIVAADRAPSELDTLDDRVRSRLSGGLVVGIAEPDFALRRNILGARVATLKKSYPNFTVPDGVLDYVARHVVSSGRDLEGALNRLVAHNQLTNQPVTQDMAELTLRDLIRTSEPRRVKIEDIQRVVSKHYNVTKADLLSARRTRTIVRPRQIAMYLAKVMTPRSLPEIGRRFGNRDHTTVLHAVRKVEEMARADIGLAQELELLKRMLDA
- the dnaN gene encoding DNA polymerase III subunit beta, producing the protein MKATLERTDLLKSLTHVHRVVERRNTIPILSNVLLRAEHGALKLKATDLDLEVLETVPAMIEAPGGTTVPAHMIYDIVRKLPEGSQVVLETTGDNATLEIRAGRSRFALQMLPEADFPDLTAGTFSHQFTLSAGAIRKLIDTTQFAISTEETRYYLNGIYLHTVDTPQGQKFRAVATDGHRLAQAEVPAPAGAAGMPGIIVPRKTVGEIQKLLEDREAEVQVEISDTKIRVTTGPVVLTSKLIDGTFPDYGRVIPQHNDKELRVDRDEFREAVDRVSTISSERGRAVKLALSEGRLVLAVNNPDSGSATEELAVEYDSDPLEIGFNSRYLLDIAAQLTGDTALFRLADPGSPTLVQDNAAEDCLFVLMPMRV